In Kryptolebias marmoratus isolate JLee-2015 linkage group LG22, ASM164957v2, whole genome shotgun sequence, a single window of DNA contains:
- the smoc2 gene encoding SPARC-related modular calcium-binding protein 2 isoform X1, protein MRVCPLLLLCLLCAGRAQKFSALTFLRVDQDKECNMECSGAPRKALCASDGRTFTSRCEFLRAKCRDPQLEVSRGPCKETSRCVAEKKYTEQQARRQVFVPVCNPDGTYSEVQCHSFTGYCWCVTPNGRPISGSAVANKKPRCQGSRHDKLTTKAPRKEVSLQIFSILNADETVTAVVPQPVTEEEEITSQSPSLWTERERSRQNRTRASPPSCDQEHQSALEEKRLRDNDAVFVPDCAHGGLYKPVQCHPSTGYCWCVLVDTGRPIPGTSTRYEQPKCDVNARAHPAKPKDHYRSRHLQGCPGAKKTEFLTSVLDALSTDMVHAVTDPASAGRIAEPDPSHTLEERVVHWYFSQLDKNTSGDIGKKEIKPFKRFLRKKSKPKKCVKKFVEYCDISNNKALSLQELMGCLGVTKDDGSKPGEDLPSSKLNPSKKQG, encoded by the exons TTCCTGCGGGTGGATCAGGATAAGGAGTGCAACATGGAGTGCAGCGGAGCGCCTCGGAAGGCCCTGTGCGCCTCCGACGGCAGGACCTTCACGTCTCGCTGCGAGTTCCTGCGGGCCAAGTGCCGCGACCCCCAGCTGGAGGTCAGCCGGGGCCCGTGCAAAG AGACTTCCAGATGTGTAGCAGAGAAGAAGTACACAGAGCAGCAGGCCAGGAGGCAGGTCTTCGTGCCCGTTTGTAACCCTGACGGCACATACAGCGAG GTTCAGTGCCACAGCTTCACCGGATACTGCTGGTGTGTCACACCTAACGGCCGACCCATCAGTGGCTCCGCAGTAGCCAATAAAAAGCCTCGATGTCAAG GATCGAGACACGATAAACTGACCACGAAAGCGCCGCGTAAAGAAG TCTCCTTGCAAATATTCTCCATTCTAAATGCAGATGAGACTGTCACTGCGGTGGTTCCACAGCCTgtcacagaagaagaag AAATCACGTCCCAGTCCCCCTCTTTGTGGACAGAACGGGAACGCAGCcggcagaacagaaccagagcaTCTC CCCCATCGTGCGACCAGGAGCATCAGTCTGCCCTGGAGGAGAAGCGGCTGCGCGACAACGACGCTGTATTTGTACCGGACTGCGCCCACGGCGGACTCTACAAGCCGGTCCAGTGCCACCCCTCCACCGGTTACTGCTGGTGTGTGTTGGTGGACACCGGGAGGCCGATACCAGGAACCTCAACCAG GTACGAACAGCCAAAATGTGACGTTAATGCCCGAGCCCATCCAGCCAAACCCAAGGACCATTACAGAAGCAGACATCTCCAAG GCTGCCCCGGGGCAAAGAAAACAGAGTTCCTGACAAGTGTTCTTGATGCGCTGTCGACAGACATGGTGCATGCTGTCACAGATCCAGCATCTGCTGGAAG GATTGCCGAGCCGGACCCCAGTCACACCCTGGAGGAGAGGGTCGTCCACTGGTACTTCAGTCAGCTGGACAAAAACACCAGCGGGGACATCGGAAAGAAGGAGATCAAGCCTTTCAAGCGCTTCCTGCGCAAAAAGTCCAAGCCGAAGAAGTGCGTTAAAAAGTTTGTGGAGTACTGCGACATCAGCAACAACAAGGCGCTGTCTCTGCAGGAGCTGATGGGCTGCCTGGGGGTGACCAAGGATGACG GGTCCAAACCAGGAGAGGACTTACCTTCCAGTAAGCTA AATCCATCAAAGAAGCAAGGCTGA
- the smoc2 gene encoding SPARC-related modular calcium-binding protein 2 isoform X2: MRVCPLLLLCLLCAGRAQKFSALTFLRVDQDKECNMECSGAPRKALCASDGRTFTSRCEFLRAKCRDPQLEVSRGPCKETSRCVAEKKYTEQQARRQVFVPVCNPDGTYSEVQCHSFTGYCWCVTPNGRPISGSAVANKKPRCQGSRHDKLTTKAPRKEDETVTAVVPQPVTEEEEITSQSPSLWTERERSRQNRTRASPPSCDQEHQSALEEKRLRDNDAVFVPDCAHGGLYKPVQCHPSTGYCWCVLVDTGRPIPGTSTRYEQPKCDVNARAHPAKPKDHYRSRHLQGCPGAKKTEFLTSVLDALSTDMVHAVTDPASAGRIAEPDPSHTLEERVVHWYFSQLDKNTSGDIGKKEIKPFKRFLRKKSKPKKCVKKFVEYCDISNNKALSLQELMGCLGVTKDDGSKPGEDLPSSKLNPSKKQG; this comes from the exons TTCCTGCGGGTGGATCAGGATAAGGAGTGCAACATGGAGTGCAGCGGAGCGCCTCGGAAGGCCCTGTGCGCCTCCGACGGCAGGACCTTCACGTCTCGCTGCGAGTTCCTGCGGGCCAAGTGCCGCGACCCCCAGCTGGAGGTCAGCCGGGGCCCGTGCAAAG AGACTTCCAGATGTGTAGCAGAGAAGAAGTACACAGAGCAGCAGGCCAGGAGGCAGGTCTTCGTGCCCGTTTGTAACCCTGACGGCACATACAGCGAG GTTCAGTGCCACAGCTTCACCGGATACTGCTGGTGTGTCACACCTAACGGCCGACCCATCAGTGGCTCCGCAGTAGCCAATAAAAAGCCTCGATGTCAAG GATCGAGACACGATAAACTGACCACGAAAGCGCCGCGTAAAGAAG ATGAGACTGTCACTGCGGTGGTTCCACAGCCTgtcacagaagaagaag AAATCACGTCCCAGTCCCCCTCTTTGTGGACAGAACGGGAACGCAGCcggcagaacagaaccagagcaTCTC CCCCATCGTGCGACCAGGAGCATCAGTCTGCCCTGGAGGAGAAGCGGCTGCGCGACAACGACGCTGTATTTGTACCGGACTGCGCCCACGGCGGACTCTACAAGCCGGTCCAGTGCCACCCCTCCACCGGTTACTGCTGGTGTGTGTTGGTGGACACCGGGAGGCCGATACCAGGAACCTCAACCAG GTACGAACAGCCAAAATGTGACGTTAATGCCCGAGCCCATCCAGCCAAACCCAAGGACCATTACAGAAGCAGACATCTCCAAG GCTGCCCCGGGGCAAAGAAAACAGAGTTCCTGACAAGTGTTCTTGATGCGCTGTCGACAGACATGGTGCATGCTGTCACAGATCCAGCATCTGCTGGAAG GATTGCCGAGCCGGACCCCAGTCACACCCTGGAGGAGAGGGTCGTCCACTGGTACTTCAGTCAGCTGGACAAAAACACCAGCGGGGACATCGGAAAGAAGGAGATCAAGCCTTTCAAGCGCTTCCTGCGCAAAAAGTCCAAGCCGAAGAAGTGCGTTAAAAAGTTTGTGGAGTACTGCGACATCAGCAACAACAAGGCGCTGTCTCTGCAGGAGCTGATGGGCTGCCTGGGGGTGACCAAGGATGACG GGTCCAAACCAGGAGAGGACTTACCTTCCAGTAAGCTA AATCCATCAAAGAAGCAAGGCTGA